A stretch of the Candidatus Melainabacteria bacterium RIFOXYA2_FULL_32_9 genome encodes the following:
- a CDS encoding 5'-methylthioadenosine phosphorylase (catalyzes the reversible phosphorolysis of 5'-deoxy-5'- methylthioadenosine (MTA) to adenine and 5-methylthio-D-ribose-1- phosphate; Sulfolobus solfataricus has two 5'-methylthioadenosine phosphorylases; 5'-methylthioadenosine phosphorylase II has a higher affinity for 5'-deoxy-5'-methylthioadenosine): MVKIGIIGGSGLEDPKLLKDAKEIEVNTPYGKPSSLLTIGKIEGVDVVILSRHGRKHQIMPTNVPNQANIHALKEQGCTHILVSSAAGSLREDIKPGDFVIVDQFIDRTTKRKSTFYEKDHVCHIPMAEPFCSHLRELLYDSAKELKFRAHEKGTVITIEGPRFST, translated from the coding sequence CTATTGAAGGATGCAAAAGAGATTGAGGTTAACACGCCTTATGGCAAGCCAAGCTCTCTATTAACTATAGGCAAAATAGAAGGAGTTGATGTTGTTATTTTGTCAAGGCATGGAAGAAAACACCAGATAATGCCTACAAATGTTCCTAATCAGGCTAATATTCATGCCCTAAAAGAGCAGGGCTGCACTCATATTTTGGTTTCCAGCGCTGCCGGCTCATTAAGAGAAGACATAAAGCCAGGCGATTTTGTTATTGTTGATCAGTTTATTGACAGGACTACAAAAAGAAAATCAACTTTTTACGAGAAAGACCATGTCTGCCATATACCAATGGCAGAGCCTTTCTGCAGCCATTTAAGAGAATTATTGTATGATTCAGCAAAGGAATTAAAATTCAGAGCTCATGAAAAAGGGACCGTTATCACAATTGAAGGCCCAAGGTTCAGCACAAA